The Clostridium sp. DL-VIII DNA window TAAGAAACTTGAAAATAAAAAAATTGAAAAGGCTGTTGGAGAATATAAATTTACGCAACGTCAAAGTTCTATAAATAAAAAGAAGATTGGTTATTATGGGGTTAAAGGATCTTTTACGGAGGAAGCCATGATGAAGTACTTTGGAGATATCAAAGCAGCAAAGGCTTATGAAGAATTTGAAAATGTTTTTGCTGCAGTTAAAGATGGTGAAATTGATTATGGAGTAGTTCCAATAGAAAATTCGTCAACAGGTGCTATTTCACAAGTTTATGATCTTTTATATAAATATGGTTTTTATATTGTTGGTGAGGAATGTATTAAGATAAATCAACATTTAATTGGTGTAAAAGATACAAAATTAGAAACCATTAAAGAAGTATATTCACATCCTCAAGGCTTCGAGCAAAGTACGGAGTTTCTTAAAAAGCATAATGATTGGAAGCTGATTCCTTTTCATAGTACTGCCGATAGCGTTAAACTTGTAAGTGATTTAAATGATAAGTCTAAGGTAGCTATTGCAAGTAAAAGAGCTGCAAGTATATATAATTTAGAAATAATAAAAGAAAATATAAATAATCAAAGTGAAAACTCTACAAGATTTATAATAATATCAAAGGAACTTGAAACAAATTCTAGTTGTAATAAGGTAAGTGTAGTGTTTTCTCTTGAACATAAAGCTGGGACATTATATAAATTATTAAGTCATTTTGCAGAAAATGACATAAACATGATGAAGATTGAGTCAAGACCAATGGAAAAAGGGGCATGGAAGTATTTCTTATATGTTGATTTTGAAGGAAATCTGGAAAGTGAAAAAGTCAGAAAAGCATTAAGTCTAATAGAGCAAAGCAGTGCTTACTTTAAACTTATTGGAGGATACAAGAAATATAGTTAACTGTTAACTGAATAAAGTGGGGGGATTAATTTGGATTTTTATGGATTGTTCGGAGAAAAATTATCTCATAGCCTTTCACCTAAAATTCATAATAATTTTTTTAAAGCTTCAAATATTGAAGGTGCATACAAGCTTTTTGAGGTCAAAAAAGAAGAATTAGGTAAAGCAGTAGAGGCAATAAAAGTTCTTAAGGTAAAGGGAGTAAATGTTACTATTCCGTATAAGCAGGATGTAATGAAATATTTAGATTTTATATCGGAAGAAGCACAAAAAATAGGTGCAATAAATACAATCCATTTAGATAATGGAAAGTTATATGGTTATAATACAGATTATTTTGGCTTTGGAACTATTATTAAAAATAATAGTATTGAAATTAAAGATAATATAGCTATGGTGCTTGGAAATGGTGGAGCAGCTAAAGCTGTTATAACCTATTTGCTGGATCAAGGAATTAAAAAGATTTATTTAGTTTCCAGAAGAAAAAGTATCAGTTCTGATTATAATGATGAAAAAATTGAAATTAAAACTTATGAAGAAATAGGCGATATAAAAGGAGATATTTTAATAAATACGACTCCTCTTGGAATGTATCCTAATGTAGATGCTACACCAGTTGATGAAGACATAATAAATAATTTTAATACCTTAATAGATATAATTTATAATCCTAAGGAAACAAAGTTTTTAAAAATAGGTAAAAAATTAAGCAAAAAAGTATGCGGAGGAATCGAAATGCTCATTGGGCAAGCTATAAAATCTGAGGAAATATGGCAGGAACATTCTTTGGATAAGGATGTGACAGAAAAGTTACATTCACTGTTTGAAGATGAATTTAAGTAGGTGGCATATATGAAAGACAAAGTAGTGCTTATTGGGATGCCTGGGTGTGGAAAGAGCACAATCGGCAAAGTAATAAGTAATGAACTAAAATTAAAATTTTATGATATGGATGAATATATTGAAGATATGACATCTAAGACAATTCCTCAGCTTTTTGAAATGGGAGAAACTTACTTTAGAGATTTTGAAACCTTAGCCTGCAGGGAATTATCTAAAAAGGATAATATACTGATTTCTTCAGGTGGAGGCGTAATAAAGAGAAAAGAGAATATGGATATATTAAAAGAAAAGTCTTATATTGTCTTTATAGATAGGCCTTTAGAGGAGCTTTTGAAAGATATAGATATTTCAGGAAGACCCTTGTTAAAAGAAGGCAGAGATAAATTAATCAAGTTATATGATGAACGCTATGAATTATATAATTTATATGCAGATGAAATTATCAGGAATGATAATGAACTTGAAAATGTAATAAGTATAGCGAAAGAAGTTATAAAACTTAATTTAGAGCTAGATTAGGAGGAATATTAATGAAGATTATGGTCATTAATGGCCCTAATTTAAACATGGTTGGAGTTAGGGAAAAAGGAATCTATGGCACAAAATCCTTTGAAGATATATGTGAGTATATTAAGGAAGAAGGCAAAAATAGAGGTCATGAAGTAACCTTGTTTCAAAGCAATTGTGAAGGTGAAATAATAGATGAACTTCAAAAAGCATATTTTGAGAAGTATGATGGAATAATAATAAATCCAGGAGCTTATACTCATTATAGTTATGCGATTCATGATGCTATAAAAGGAATTAATATAGATACAGTTGAAGTACATTTATCTAATGTACATTCAAGAGAAGATTTCAGAAAGAAATCTGTAACTGCACCAGCATGTATAGGCCAAATGTGTGGTTTTGGAGAACAGGGATATATATTAGCTATGAAGGCGTTAGAATTGAAAAAGATGTCTAAATAGTTTATTATATAAGTTAATTAGCAATTAATAATTTGCAGTAAATAGTAGAAGAAAATATATAAATATAATTTTGAAAAATCTAGTCAGATATTTCAAATACAACTATGAACTGCAAACTGTGAACTGCTAGTTGACAAAAGTAGTATAGAAGTATAGTAGTAAAAAATTAAAAGTAGGAGTACAGGAGGAAAGTAAAAATGATAATTATTATGAACCCAAAGGCAACAGAAGAAGAAGTAAGAAAGGTAACATCAGTAATCGAAGCAAAAGGATTAGAGGTTAATCTTTCAAAAGGCGACACTTACTATATAGTAGGTATTATAGGAGATACATCTATAATTGATCCTAAAAAAATGCAGGTACTTAAAGGCGTTGATAGAGTTATGAAGGTTCAAGAACCTTTTAAGAAAGCCAATAAAATATTTAAACCAGAAGATACAATAGTTAATGTTCAAGGATCTATAGTTGGTGGTGGAAGACTTGGAATAATGGCTGGTCCATGTTCTGTAGAAAGCGAAGAACAAATCATTGAAGTAGCTAAAAGAGTAAAGGCTGCTGGAGCTAACTTCTTGAGAGGAGGAGCATTTAAACCAAGAACTTCACCTTACAGCTTCCAAGGATTAGAACTTGAAGGTTTAAAACTATTAAAAATAGCAAAACAGGAAACAGGCCTTCCAATAGTAACAGAACTTATGTCAACAGATTATTTAGATACTTTTGTTGAAAATGTTGATATGATTCAAATTGGTGCTAGAAATATGCAAAACTTTGATTTGCTAAAGCAAGTTGGTAAGACTAAAACACCTATCTTATTAAAGAGAGGTTTATCAGCAACTATAGAAGAATGGCTTATGTCCGCAGAATATATTATGGCTGGTGGAAATGAAAATGTAATTCTCTGTGAAAGAGGAGTAAGAACCTTTGAAACTATTACAAGAAATACATTAGACTTACAGGCAGTTCCAGTGATAAAGAAATTATCACATTTACCTATTATTGTAGATCCAAGTCATGCAGGAGGTTATGCTTACCTAGTAGAACCAATGGCTAAAGCAGCAATTATGGCAGGAGCAGATGGTCTTATGATAGAAGTTCATAATGATCCAGAAAATGCATTAAGTGATGGACAGCAATCACTTACTCCAGATCAATTTGATGCACTTATGGCTAAAGTTAAAGCAGTAGCAGATATCGAAGGTAAAGAAATTTAATTCTGTGTAGATAAAGGGAGCTATTAATATGAAGATAGTAGTTGTAGGTCTTGGAGTAATTGGAGGATCATTTACCATGGCATTAAAGGAAGCTGGGTATGATGATGTATATGGTATAGATATTAATGAAGAGTCCCTAGAAAAAGCAAAAAAACTTGGATTAATAAAAGAAGGGTTTACTAGTGGGGATGAAATAGTTAAAAGTGCAGATTTTATAATTATTTCCTTATATCCTAGATTAGTT harbors:
- the pheA gene encoding prephenate dehydratase; the encoded protein is MTELDDYRKSIDEIDKKITELFEKRMDVVLKVGEYKKNNNLAVFDESREKEVIEKNLGYLKNKNYEEGTREFFTQIMEIAKKLENKKIEKAVGEYKFTQRQSSINKKKIGYYGVKGSFTEEAMMKYFGDIKAAKAYEEFENVFAAVKDGEIDYGVVPIENSSTGAISQVYDLLYKYGFYIVGEECIKINQHLIGVKDTKLETIKEVYSHPQGFEQSTEFLKKHNDWKLIPFHSTADSVKLVSDLNDKSKVAIASKRAASIYNLEIIKENINNQSENSTRFIIISKELETNSSCNKVSVVFSLEHKAGTLYKLLSHFAENDINMMKIESRPMEKGAWKYFLYVDFEGNLESEKVRKALSLIEQSSAYFKLIGGYKKYS
- the aroE gene encoding shikimate dehydrogenase, with translation MDFYGLFGEKLSHSLSPKIHNNFFKASNIEGAYKLFEVKKEELGKAVEAIKVLKVKGVNVTIPYKQDVMKYLDFISEEAQKIGAINTIHLDNGKLYGYNTDYFGFGTIIKNNSIEIKDNIAMVLGNGGAAKAVITYLLDQGIKKIYLVSRRKSISSDYNDEKIEIKTYEEIGDIKGDILINTTPLGMYPNVDATPVDEDIINNFNTLIDIIYNPKETKFLKIGKKLSKKVCGGIEMLIGQAIKSEEIWQEHSLDKDVTEKLHSLFEDEFK
- a CDS encoding shikimate kinase produces the protein MKDKVVLIGMPGCGKSTIGKVISNELKLKFYDMDEYIEDMTSKTIPQLFEMGETYFRDFETLACRELSKKDNILISSGGGVIKRKENMDILKEKSYIVFIDRPLEELLKDIDISGRPLLKEGRDKLIKLYDERYELYNLYADEIIRNDNELENVISIAKEVIKLNLELD
- the aroQ gene encoding type II 3-dehydroquinate dehydratase yields the protein MKIMVINGPNLNMVGVREKGIYGTKSFEDICEYIKEEGKNRGHEVTLFQSNCEGEIIDELQKAYFEKYDGIIINPGAYTHYSYAIHDAIKGINIDTVEVHLSNVHSREDFRKKSVTAPACIGQMCGFGEQGYILAMKALELKKMSK
- the aroF gene encoding 3-deoxy-7-phosphoheptulonate synthase produces the protein MIIIMNPKATEEEVRKVTSVIEAKGLEVNLSKGDTYYIVGIIGDTSIIDPKKMQVLKGVDRVMKVQEPFKKANKIFKPEDTIVNVQGSIVGGGRLGIMAGPCSVESEEQIIEVAKRVKAAGANFLRGGAFKPRTSPYSFQGLELEGLKLLKIAKQETGLPIVTELMSTDYLDTFVENVDMIQIGARNMQNFDLLKQVGKTKTPILLKRGLSATIEEWLMSAEYIMAGGNENVILCERGVRTFETITRNTLDLQAVPVIKKLSHLPIIVDPSHAGGYAYLVEPMAKAAIMAGADGLMIEVHNDPENALSDGQQSLTPDQFDALMAKVKAVADIEGKEI